CGACCAGGCGATCTGGCTGCCGAAGCCATGGCCGACGACCACGGCGTTCGCCGCCCCGAGGCCCCGGATCACGCCGGCGGCGTCCGCGGTCAGGGTGGGCAGGTCGTAGCGGCCGCGGGTCTTGTCGGAGGATCCGTAGCCGCGCAGGTCCATCGCGGCCACGCGGTAGCCCGCGCGTGCCAGCCGGGGAATCTGGGCCCGCCAGCTCCACCAGAACTGGCCGAAGCCGTGCAGCAGCAGCACAAGCGGCCCGTCGGCCGGTCCCGCGCACGCCACGTGGAAGCGGGAGCCGTTCGCGGCGACCATTCGGTGCACCCAGTCCCCGGGCGGGGCGATCACGGCAGGATCAGCAGTCACATGCGCCAGGTTACCGGGCGCCGTGCGAGAGGGAGCGAACGGACGGCGTCACTCGCCCGCGCGGGTGAGTGACGCCGTCCGTAGGTCGAGCGCTCAGCTGCCGGAGCCGCCGGCGAGGCCCTCCTGGATCAGGTTCATGACCGAGTTGTCCGCCAGCGTCGTCACGTCGCCGACCGGCCGGTTCTCGGCCACGTCGCGCAGCAGCCGGCGCATGATCTTGCCCGAACGCGTCTTGGGAAGCTCGCCCACCACGAGGATCGAGCGCGGCTTGGCGATCGGGCCGATCTCCTTGGCCACGTGGGCGCGCAGCGTGGCCACGACCTCCTCGCCGCCGCCTCCGGCCTCCGCGACCGCCTCGTGGCGCAGGATGACGAACGCGACGACCGCCTGGCCGGTCGTGTCGTCGCTCGCGCCCACGACGGCGGCCTCGGCGACCCAGTCGTGGGAGACGAGGGCCGATTCGATCTCGGTGGTCGAGAGCCGGTGGCCCGAGACGTTCATGACGTCGTCGACCCGGCCGAGCAGCCAGATGTCGCCGTCGTCGTCGTACTTGGCGCCGTCGCCCGCGAAATAGGTGCCCTCGAAGTGGGACCAGTACGTGTCCTTGTAGCGCTGCTCGTCGCCCCAGATCCCACGGAGCATCGACGGCCACGGCTCGGTGAGCACGAGGTATCCGCCGCCGCCGGGGCCGACGTCCGCGCCGGCCTCGTCCCACACCTGGGCGCTGATCCCGGGCAGCGGCGTCTGGGCGGCGCCGGGCTTGGCGGCCGTGATGCCGGGCAGCGGGGAGATCATGATGGCGCCCGTCTCGGTCTGCCACCACGTGTCCACCACGGGGGTGCGGTCGGCGCCGATGACCCGGCGGTACCACATCCACGCCTCCGGGTTGATCGGCTCCCCGACGCTGCCGAGCACGCGCAGCGAGCTGAGATCGAACTTCGCCGGGATGTCCTCGCCCCACTTCATGCACGTGCGGATCGCGGTCGGCGCGGTGTAGAGGATCGTGACGCCGTACTTCTCCACGAGCTCCCACCAGCGGCCCTGGTGCGGCGTGTCGGGGGTGCCCTCGTAGAGCACCTGGGTGGCGCCGTTGATGAGCGGGCCGTAGGTGACGTAGGAGTGCCCGGTCACCCAGCCGACGTCGGCGGTGCACCAGTAGACGTCGGTCTCCGGCTTGAGGTCGAAGACGACCTCGTGGGTGAAGGCGCACTGGGTGAGGTAGCCGCCGGTCGTGTGCAGGATCCCCTTCGGCTTCCCGGTCGTTCCGGAGGTGTAGAGGATGTACAGCGGGTGCTCGGCGGGCACGGGCACGGCGCGGTGGTCGGTGCTCGCGGCCTCGAGCTGCTCGTGCCACCACAGGTCCCGCCCCTTCGACCAGGCGACCTCCTGGCCGGTGCGGCGCACGACGAGCACGTGCTCGACCGGGCTGTCCTCGTGCTCGAGGGCCTCGTCGACCGCCGGCTTGAGGGCCGAGGGCTTGCCGCGGCGGTAGCCGCCGTCGGCGGTGATGACGACGCGGGCGTCCGCGTCGACGATGCGCGAGTGGAGCGCCTCGGCCGAGAACCCGCCGAAGACGACCGAGTGGGGGGCGCCGATGCGGGCGCAGGCGAGCATCGCCACGATCGCCTCGGGGATCATCGGCAGGTAGATGGCCACGCGGTCACCGGTCGCGACCCCGAGGCTCTCGAGCGTGTTCGCGGCGCGCTTGACCTGCTCGAGCAGGTCGGCATACGTCAGGGCGGCGGTGTCTCCCGGCTCCCCCTCGAACAGCAGCGCCACGCGGTCGCCGCGCCCCGCCTCGACGTGCCGGTCGAGGGCGTTGTAGGCGGCGTTCAGGGTGCCGTCGGCGAACCAGGAGGCCCGGGGGGCCTGGGAGAAGTCGAGCACCTGCGTGAACGGTGTGTCCCACGTGAGCAGCCGGCGGGCCTGGTCGGCCCAGAACCCCTCGCGGTCGGCCGCCGCCCGTTCGTAGATCTCGGGCTGGGCGACCGCGGCGGCCGCGAATTCGGCGGGCGGGGGGAACTCCCGGCGTTCCTCGAGCAGGTTCTCTAGGGCGGGAGTGGTTGGCTCGGTCATGGGACCTCCAGACGGGAGCGATGGCGACGTTGACGCCTACCAGCCTAGAACCATTTTCAGCGCGTGCGTGACGGGCGCCACGATTTATGTCGAAACCGAGAATTCTTCTCGGGTCGGGTGCTCAG
The window above is part of the Pseudactinotalea sp. HY158 genome. Proteins encoded here:
- the acs gene encoding acetate--CoA ligase yields the protein MTEPTTPALENLLEERREFPPPAEFAAAAVAQPEIYERAAADREGFWADQARRLLTWDTPFTQVLDFSQAPRASWFADGTLNAAYNALDRHVEAGRGDRVALLFEGEPGDTAALTYADLLEQVKRAANTLESLGVATGDRVAIYLPMIPEAIVAMLACARIGAPHSVVFGGFSAEALHSRIVDADARVVITADGGYRRGKPSALKPAVDEALEHEDSPVEHVLVVRRTGQEVAWSKGRDLWWHEQLEAASTDHRAVPVPAEHPLYILYTSGTTGKPKGILHTTGGYLTQCAFTHEVVFDLKPETDVYWCTADVGWVTGHSYVTYGPLINGATQVLYEGTPDTPHQGRWWELVEKYGVTILYTAPTAIRTCMKWGEDIPAKFDLSSLRVLGSVGEPINPEAWMWYRRVIGADRTPVVDTWWQTETGAIMISPLPGITAAKPGAAQTPLPGISAQVWDEAGADVGPGGGGYLVLTEPWPSMLRGIWGDEQRYKDTYWSHFEGTYFAGDGAKYDDDGDIWLLGRVDDVMNVSGHRLSTTEIESALVSHDWVAEAAVVGASDDTTGQAVVAFVILRHEAVAEAGGGGEEVVATLRAHVAKEIGPIAKPRSILVVGELPKTRSGKIMRRLLRDVAENRPVGDVTTLADNSVMNLIQEGLAGGSGS